The Thalassotalea psychrophila genome window below encodes:
- a CDS encoding glycerate kinase — protein MKVVIAPDSFKESLTALEVANAIELGFKRVFPDAEYIKVPMADGGEGTVQALVDATNGKIVCTPVKGPLHAPVDSFYGILGDGETAVIEMAAASGLHQINEDEKDAKLTCSFGTGQLIIDALDKGVSKFIIGLGGSATNDAGAGMLTALGANLTDKNSKAIPSGGANLHLLHHIDLANLHPKFISSTFLVACDVSNPLCGDNGASAVFGPQKGASTQDIALLDANLLHFGQKLETLCQKSIINFPGSGAAGGMGASLLAICNAKLQSGVELVTNTLALTDKVEGADLVITGEGRIDSQTVFGKTPIGVADVAKQHNCPVIVIAGSVRDDYDVVFEHGIDAVFPILSEPGSLAEALTKGATNIERTAYNIAKTINITT, from the coding sequence TTGAAAGTAGTTATTGCCCCAGATTCATTTAAAGAAAGTTTAACCGCTTTAGAAGTTGCTAATGCTATTGAATTAGGATTTAAGCGAGTTTTTCCAGATGCTGAGTATATTAAAGTACCGATGGCCGATGGTGGTGAAGGCACCGTACAAGCGCTTGTTGATGCAACCAATGGCAAAATTGTCTGCACTCCGGTCAAGGGCCCTTTACATGCTCCGGTTGATAGCTTTTATGGCATATTAGGAGACGGTGAAACCGCCGTTATAGAAATGGCGGCGGCATCGGGTTTACATCAAATCAATGAAGATGAAAAAGATGCCAAGCTTACGTGCAGTTTTGGTACTGGGCAACTGATCATCGACGCCTTAGATAAAGGCGTTAGTAAATTTATTATAGGCCTTGGTGGTAGTGCGACTAATGATGCAGGTGCAGGTATGTTAACTGCACTTGGTGCTAACTTAACCGACAAAAACAGCAAGGCAATACCTTCTGGTGGAGCTAACTTACATCTTCTCCATCACATAGATCTGGCCAACCTGCACCCAAAATTCATCAGCTCAACTTTTCTTGTTGCTTGTGATGTTAGTAATCCATTATGTGGCGATAACGGTGCAAGTGCGGTATTTGGCCCGCAAAAAGGCGCATCAACACAAGATATTGCTTTGTTGGATGCCAATTTATTACATTTTGGGCAAAAGCTAGAAACCCTATGTCAAAAAAGCATAATTAATTTTCCAGGATCTGGCGCTGCAGGAGGCATGGGGGCAAGCTTATTAGCTATATGCAATGCTAAGTTGCAATCTGGAGTAGAGCTCGTCACTAACACCCTTGCATTAACAGATAAAGTTGAAGGTGCTGACCTCGTAATAACCGGTGAGGGGCGTATTGATAGCCAAACAGTATTCGGTAAAACTCCTATCGGTGTAGCTGACGTTGCAAAGCAACATAACTGCCCTGTCATCGTAATTGCCGGTTCAGTAAGAGATGATTATGACGTGGTATTTGAGCATGGCATAGACGCAGTTTTTCCTATTTTATCTGAGCCGGGCAGTTTAGCTGAAGCATTAACCAAAGGAGCAACTAACATTGAACGAACCGCTTATAATATTGCCAAAACTATCAACATAACAACCTGA